CAGTTCGTAGTGCCAGGGCTCGTTGGCGTAGATCTGGCACAGGCCGTACTCGGCGCCGTGCTCGGACAGCCACGTCGTGGCATTGTCCTGCCCTATGTCGATCGCGTCCCCCGACACGTGAGGTGACGTGTCCGCTGTGGCCACCCATCGAGCGGCTTCTTCCTCCGAGCCGTACTTCGCGACCGCCTCACGAAGAAGCTGATTCTGCAGCTCCGCGGAACGCCAGCCGCTGTTGACGTAGAACTTGACGCCGTCGCCGGCGGCATCCGTCGCCGCCTCGCGCACGGCCTGGAGCAGCTCGGGGTCGAGCTTGGTGACGCCCGGATACCCGTCGTCGAACACGGTCACGCCGTCAGGGAGAGCGCCGTCAGCCTCGCCGAGCACACCCTTGTGGTCTGCACGCTTGCGGTCGCCCTGAGGAGCGTCGGTGGGTGATGCCGCTGAGGAGGGCGGGAACGCCGGCGAGGAGGGCAAGGAAGCCGGCGAGGAGACCGAGGACGCCAGCGACTGCCAGATGAGGACGTCGACAAGCGTCGCGCTGATGGCCACAAAGGCAGCGAGGACGGCCGATCGCGTACGGCGGGCTGCTTTTCGTGCTGATGCGCTGTATGTCATGCCCGCAGTCAAGGCAGCGCGGTGTTGCCGGCCCGTATGCGGTTTTCGATACGGCGACGATATGTGCCGACTCGTAGCCTTGGAGTATGCGTGTGTTGATCGTCGAGGACGAGCCCTATCTGGCAGAGGCCATCCGTGATGGCCTGCGCCTGGAAGCGATCGCGGCGGACATCGCAGGTGACGGCGACACCGCTCTGGAACTGCTGAGCATCAACGCATACGACATCGCCGTCCTCGACCGCGACATCCCCGGACCCAGCGGTGACGAGATCGCCAAGAGCATCGTCGACTCCGGCAGCGGCATGCCGATCCTCATGCTCACCGCCGCCGACCGTCTGGACGACAAGGCCACCGGGTTCGAGCTCGGCGCCGACGACTACCTCACCAAACCGTTCGACCTGCGGGAACTCGTGCTCAGACTCAGAGCGCTCGACCGCAGGCGTGCGCACACGAGGCCGCCGGTGCGGGAGATCGCGGGTCTGCGCCTTGATCCGTTCCGCCGGGAGGTCCACCGTGACGGCCGCTATGTCGCGCTGACCAGGAAGCAGTTCGCGGTGCTCGAAGTCCTCGTCGGCGCCGAAGGCGGTGTCGTCAGCGCCGAAGATCTGCTGGAGCGGGCGTGGGACGAGAACGCCGACCCGTTTACCAACGCCGTGCGCATCACCGTCTCGGCACTGCGCAAACGACTCGGCGAACCCTGGGTCATCGCCACTGTGCCCGGCGTCGGCTACCGCATCGACGCAGCACCCGGCACCGGACGCGAGGGACGAGACCGTGGATAGG
This genomic window from Streptomyces sp. DG2A-72 contains:
- a CDS encoding M15 family metallopeptidase yields the protein MTYSASARKAARRTRSAVLAAFVAISATLVDVLIWQSLASSVSSPASLPSSPAFPPSSAASPTDAPQGDRKRADHKGVLGEADGALPDGVTVFDDGYPGVTKLDPELLQAVREAATDAAGDGVKFYVNSGWRSAELQNQLLREAVAKYGSEEEAARWVATADTSPHVSGDAIDIGQDNATTWLSEHGAEYGLCQIYANEPWHYELRPEAVDDGCPAMYADPTHDPRMQQWRAMPMRSAPLPRPAD
- a CDS encoding response regulator transcription factor, with product MRVLIVEDEPYLAEAIRDGLRLEAIAADIAGDGDTALELLSINAYDIAVLDRDIPGPSGDEIAKSIVDSGSGMPILMLTAADRLDDKATGFELGADDYLTKPFDLRELVLRLRALDRRRAHTRPPVREIAGLRLDPFRREVHRDGRYVALTRKQFAVLEVLVGAEGGVVSAEDLLERAWDENADPFTNAVRITVSALRKRLGEPWVIATVPGVGYRIDAAPGTGREGRDRG